A DNA window from Betta splendens chromosome 6, fBetSpl5.4, whole genome shotgun sequence contains the following coding sequences:
- the tdg.1 gene encoding thymine DNA glycosylase, tandem duplicate 1 isoform X3 yields the protein MLTCIGVQSAQQFHALQAQYSGFNPQFHYSDTQAGEAAMAHTGNPEPMMDQQEPTNLTKPPAKKRGRAAQPKEPKPPKPPKVPKAPKPPKPPKDPNAPKAKPGPKPKKATEAQVDGKQEKIDESFKKVKRKVDRFKGMSEEEVMKKTLPDLLDYNLDYVIIGINPGLMAAYIGRWFPGPGNHFWKCLFLSGFTEEQLNHMHDTTLPVKYKMGFTNMVARATPGSKDLSSKELREGGKILVEKLKKFKPLIAVFNGKCIYEMFCRELFGKKPQKLEFGLQPHKIPDCDVALYLMPSSSARCAQFPRAQDKVHFYIKLRELRDQLQGVQKRSEIEEVSYSFDLQLAKEDAKRLAIKEEQYDPGYEDAYGGSYAEKGPEAGQAQSQANGHCTFGSAENTEAAQEATTSQTADGQLPDGQWMTQSFADQIPDISGGPKASTFE from the exons ATGCTTACCTGCATTGG GGTTCAGTCTGCACAGCAGTTTCATGCTCTCCAAGCCCAATATTCAGGTTTTAATCCACAGTTTCACTACTCGGACACCCAGGCAGGAGAAGCAGCCATGGCACACACGGGTAATCCAGAACCCATGATGGATCAGCAGGAGCCTACCAACCTTACAAAAC CTCCAGCCAAAAAGAGAGGTAGAGCAGCTCAGCCCAAGGAACCTAAACCACCCAAACCTCCAAAAGTGCCCAAGGCACCAAAGCCCCCAAAGCCACCTAAGGACCCGAATGCACCTAAAGCCAAACCGGGTCCTAAACCCAAAAAGGCCACTGAGGCTCAGGTGGATGGCAAACAGGAGAAGATTGACGAGAGCTTCAAGAAGGTTAAGAGGAAAGTGGACCGTTTTAAGGGCATGTCAGAAGAGGAAGTTATGAAGAAAACATTGCCAGACCTGCTGGACTACAACCTTGACTATGTGATT ATTGGTATCAATCCAGGTTTAATGGCTGCTTACATTGGACGATGGTTTCCAGGACCCGGAAATCATTTTT ggaAGTGCCTGTTTTTGTCAGGATTTACTGAGGAGCAGCTCAACCACATGCACGACACCACTCTGCCTGTCAAGTACAAAATGGGCTTCACCAACATGGTTGCCAGGGCGACGCCAGGGAGCAAAGATCTCTCTAG TAAAGAGTTACGTGAAGGAGGAAAAATTCTCGTGGAGAAGTTGAAGAAGTTTAAGCCGCTTATTGCTGTTTTCAATGGAAAAT GTATCTATGAAATGTTCTGCAGAGAGTTGTTTGGTAAAAAACCACAGAAACTTGAATTTGGGCTACAGCCGCACAAGATCCCCGACTGTGACGTG GCCCTCTATCTGATGCCTTCCTCCAGCGCGCGGTGTGCTCAGTTCCCTCGTGCTCAGGACAAAGTTCACTTCTACATCAAGCTGAGGGAGCTCCGAGATCAGCTGCAGGGCGTCCAAAAACGCAGCGAGATCGAGGAGGTCAGCTACTCGTTTGACCTGCAGCTGGCCAAGG AGGATGCCAAGAGGCTGGCAATTAAGGAGGAGCAGTATGATCCTGGTTATGAGGACGCCTACGGTGGATCATATGCAGAGAAAGGGCCTGAGGCAGGCCAAGCTCAGAGCCAGGCCAACGGCCACTGTACATTTGgatctgcagaaaacacag AAGCAGCACAGGAGGCAACCACATCCCAAACCGCCGACGGCCAGCTCCCGGACGGACAGTGGATGACGCAGTCGTTTGCAGATCAGATCCCAGACATCAGCGGTGGACCAAAGGCTTCGACGTTTGAGTAG
- the tdg.1 gene encoding thymine DNA glycosylase, tandem duplicate 1 isoform X1 translates to MLTCIGQTTQKMEEKMNGSLPVVSPEYLQQWVQSAQQFHALQAQYSGFNPQFHYSDTQAGEAAMAHTGNPEPMMDQQEPTNLTKPPAKKRGRAAQPKEPKPPKPPKVPKAPKPPKPPKDPNAPKAKPGPKPKKATEAQVDGKQEKIDESFKKVKRKVDRFKGMSEEEVMKKTLPDLLDYNLDYVIIGINPGLMAAYIGRWFPGPGNHFWKCLFLSGFTEEQLNHMHDTTLPVKYKMGFTNMVARATPGSKDLSSKELREGGKILVEKLKKFKPLIAVFNGKCIYEMFCRELFGKKPQKLEFGLQPHKIPDCDVALYLMPSSSARCAQFPRAQDKVHFYIKLRELRDQLQGVQKRSEIEEVSYSFDLQLAKEDAKRLAIKEEQYDPGYEDAYGGSYAEKGPEAGQAQSQANGHCTFGSAENTEAAQEATTSQTADGQLPDGQWMTQSFADQIPDISGGPKASTFE, encoded by the exons ATGCTTACCTGCATTGG tcAAACCACCCAAAAGATGGAAGAAAAGATGAATGGATCACTGCCCGTTGTCTCCCCGGAGTATCTTCAGCAGTG GGTTCAGTCTGCACAGCAGTTTCATGCTCTCCAAGCCCAATATTCAGGTTTTAATCCACAGTTTCACTACTCGGACACCCAGGCAGGAGAAGCAGCCATGGCACACACGGGTAATCCAGAACCCATGATGGATCAGCAGGAGCCTACCAACCTTACAAAAC CTCCAGCCAAAAAGAGAGGTAGAGCAGCTCAGCCCAAGGAACCTAAACCACCCAAACCTCCAAAAGTGCCCAAGGCACCAAAGCCCCCAAAGCCACCTAAGGACCCGAATGCACCTAAAGCCAAACCGGGTCCTAAACCCAAAAAGGCCACTGAGGCTCAGGTGGATGGCAAACAGGAGAAGATTGACGAGAGCTTCAAGAAGGTTAAGAGGAAAGTGGACCGTTTTAAGGGCATGTCAGAAGAGGAAGTTATGAAGAAAACATTGCCAGACCTGCTGGACTACAACCTTGACTATGTGATT ATTGGTATCAATCCAGGTTTAATGGCTGCTTACATTGGACGATGGTTTCCAGGACCCGGAAATCATTTTT ggaAGTGCCTGTTTTTGTCAGGATTTACTGAGGAGCAGCTCAACCACATGCACGACACCACTCTGCCTGTCAAGTACAAAATGGGCTTCACCAACATGGTTGCCAGGGCGACGCCAGGGAGCAAAGATCTCTCTAG TAAAGAGTTACGTGAAGGAGGAAAAATTCTCGTGGAGAAGTTGAAGAAGTTTAAGCCGCTTATTGCTGTTTTCAATGGAAAAT GTATCTATGAAATGTTCTGCAGAGAGTTGTTTGGTAAAAAACCACAGAAACTTGAATTTGGGCTACAGCCGCACAAGATCCCCGACTGTGACGTG GCCCTCTATCTGATGCCTTCCTCCAGCGCGCGGTGTGCTCAGTTCCCTCGTGCTCAGGACAAAGTTCACTTCTACATCAAGCTGAGGGAGCTCCGAGATCAGCTGCAGGGCGTCCAAAAACGCAGCGAGATCGAGGAGGTCAGCTACTCGTTTGACCTGCAGCTGGCCAAGG AGGATGCCAAGAGGCTGGCAATTAAGGAGGAGCAGTATGATCCTGGTTATGAGGACGCCTACGGTGGATCATATGCAGAGAAAGGGCCTGAGGCAGGCCAAGCTCAGAGCCAGGCCAACGGCCACTGTACATTTGgatctgcagaaaacacag AAGCAGCACAGGAGGCAACCACATCCCAAACCGCCGACGGCCAGCTCCCGGACGGACAGTGGATGACGCAGTCGTTTGCAGATCAGATCCCAGACATCAGCGGTGGACCAAAGGCTTCGACGTTTGAGTAG
- the LOC114857223 gene encoding patatin-like phospholipase domain-containing protein 2 isoform X1 yields the protein MLHLHKEWSVSFAGCGFMGIYYVGAVSCVLERFPALLRDASAVCGASAGALMAAVVTLGLPLERCCADLMRVAQRARSRRLGPLHPAFDLLREVRDSLRLRLPEDAHVRASGRLCVSLTRVSDGKNVLVSEFGSREELVQALVCSCFVPLYCGVIPPTYRGVHYVDGAISDNLPRCHRSNTVTFSPYAGENDVCPRPRSLWFHQVRFSNVSIQLNSENLYRVTSTFFPPEPEAIAGICQSGYLDALRFLQEHGLISSDGPGSTVAGAACCERATRGEAEQRGTEHAWLNPQVIAQLPANVQKVLCEACREAQGLVSSRGSSSSRSLAQRLTGWIPDVPKDVSWLYGMLQHVYKAWQDEDEDEDEDSEKPLRRCTSLPLGLNL from the exons ATGCTGCACCTGCACAAGGAGTGGAGCGTGTCCTTCGCGGGCTGTGGCTTCATGGGGATCTACTACGTGGGCGCCGTCAGCTGCGTGCTGGAGCGCTTCCCCGCGCTCCTGCGAGACGCGTCCGCGGTGTGCGGCGCGTCTGCGGGCGCTCTGATGGCCGCTGTGGTGACGCTGGGGCTGCCGCTGG AGCGCTGCTGCGCGGACCTGATGCGCGTGGCCCAGCGGGCCCGCAGCCGCAGGCTGGGACCGCTGCACCCGGCCTTCGACCTGCTGCGGGAGGTGCGCGACTCGCTGCGGCTCCGCCTCCCGGAGGACGCGCACGTGCGCGCCTCCGGACGGCTGTGCGTGTCCCTCACCAGGGTGTCTGACGGCAAGAACGTGCTGGTGTCGGAGTTCGgcagcagggaggagctggTGCAG GCCCTTGTGTGCAGCTGCTTCGTTCCGCTCTACTGCGGCGTCATCCCCCCCACGTACCGAGGAGTG CACTACGTGGACGGCGCCATCAGCGACAACCTGCCGCGCTGCCACCGCAGCAACACCGTCACGTTCTCGCCCTACGCCGGCGAGAACGACGTGTGCCCGCGGCCGCGCTCGCTCTGGTTCCACCAGGTGCGCTTCAGCAACGTCAGCATCCAGCTCAACTCGGAGAACCTGTACCGAGTGACGAGCACCTTCTTCCCCCCGGAGCCCGAG gccatCGCAGGAATCTGCCAGAGCGGGTACCTGGACGCGCTCCGCTTCCTGCAGGAGCACG GTCTGATCAGCAGCGACgggcccggcagcactgtggcCGGAGCCGCTTGTTGCGAGCGGGCGACGCGCGGTGAGGCCGAGCAGCGGGGGACGGAGCACGCGTGGCTCAACCCGCAGGTCATCGCGCAGCTCCCCGCCAACGTGCAGAAGG TGCTGTGCGAGGCCTGCAGAGAGGCGCAGGGGCTCGtgtccagcagggggagctCCTCCTCACGCTCTCTGGCCCAGAG GCTGACGGGTTGGATCCCAGATGTGCCCAAGGACGTGAGCTGGCTTTATGGCATGCTGCAGCACGTGTACAAAGCGTGgcaggacgaggacgaggacgaggacgaggacag TGAGAAGCCGCTGCGTCGCTGCACCAGCCTCCCTCTGGGCCTGAACCTGTGA
- the LOC114857769 gene encoding phosphatidylinositol 4-phosphate 3-kinase C2 domain-containing subunit alpha-like codes for MCSLTHNGKNLFKPVQSKKVGTYKSFFYHIKWDELINFPIAVAVLPLESILALTLYGVQNQSASGSPDSNKQRKAPESLGRVSMPLFDFRRVLARGSRLLCLWASTHGAATAGGSTGSRKRLPTERIVLQVDFPNSPVDVLYVGPKEAPSPEPQALEELGLDLQRKLEKICSRASNFGY; via the exons ATGTGCTCACTCACCCACAATGGGAAGAACCTATTCAAACCAGTCCAGTCCAAGAAAGTGGGCACATACAAAAGCTTTTTCTACCACATCAAATGGGACGAACT GATCAACTTCCCCATAGCCGTGGCTGTGCTCCCGCTGGAGTCCATACTGGCCCTGACTCTGTACGGGGTTCAGAACCAGAGCGCCAGCGGGTCCCCAGactccaacaagcagaggaaggctCCCGAGTCCCTGGGCAGAGTGTCTATGCCTCTGTTTGACTTCAGACG GGTGCTTGCCAGGGGCAGCCGGCTGCTGTGCCTGTGGGCATCCACCCACGGCGCTGCCACTGCTGGAGGCTCCACAGGCAGCCGCAAGAGGCTTCCCACGGAGAGGATAGTTCTGCAG GTGGACTTCCCAAACTCACCGGTGGATGTTCTATATGTGGGTCCCAAAGAAGCCCCCAGCCCAGAGCCCcaggcgctggaggagctgggccTGGACCTCCAACGCAAACTGGagaagatctgcagcagagcaTCCAATTTCGGGTATTAG
- the LOC114857223 gene encoding patatin-like phospholipase domain-containing protein 2 isoform X3 — MLHLHKEWSVSFAGCGFMGIYYVGAVSCVLERFPALLRDASAVCGASAGALMAAVVTLGLPLERCCADLMRVAQRARSRRLGPLHPAFDLLREVRDSLRLRLPEDAHVRASGRLCVSLTRVSDGKNVLVSEFGSREELVQALVCSCFVPLYCGVIPPTYRGVHYVDGAISDNLPRCHRSNTVTFSPYAGENDVCPRPRSLWFHQVRFSNVSIQLNSENLYRVTSTFFPPEPEAIAGICQSGYLDALRFLQEHGLISSDGPGSTVAGAACCERATRGEAEQRGTEHAWLNPQVIAQLPANVQKG, encoded by the exons ATGCTGCACCTGCACAAGGAGTGGAGCGTGTCCTTCGCGGGCTGTGGCTTCATGGGGATCTACTACGTGGGCGCCGTCAGCTGCGTGCTGGAGCGCTTCCCCGCGCTCCTGCGAGACGCGTCCGCGGTGTGCGGCGCGTCTGCGGGCGCTCTGATGGCCGCTGTGGTGACGCTGGGGCTGCCGCTGG AGCGCTGCTGCGCGGACCTGATGCGCGTGGCCCAGCGGGCCCGCAGCCGCAGGCTGGGACCGCTGCACCCGGCCTTCGACCTGCTGCGGGAGGTGCGCGACTCGCTGCGGCTCCGCCTCCCGGAGGACGCGCACGTGCGCGCCTCCGGACGGCTGTGCGTGTCCCTCACCAGGGTGTCTGACGGCAAGAACGTGCTGGTGTCGGAGTTCGgcagcagggaggagctggTGCAG GCCCTTGTGTGCAGCTGCTTCGTTCCGCTCTACTGCGGCGTCATCCCCCCCACGTACCGAGGAGTG CACTACGTGGACGGCGCCATCAGCGACAACCTGCCGCGCTGCCACCGCAGCAACACCGTCACGTTCTCGCCCTACGCCGGCGAGAACGACGTGTGCCCGCGGCCGCGCTCGCTCTGGTTCCACCAGGTGCGCTTCAGCAACGTCAGCATCCAGCTCAACTCGGAGAACCTGTACCGAGTGACGAGCACCTTCTTCCCCCCGGAGCCCGAG gccatCGCAGGAATCTGCCAGAGCGGGTACCTGGACGCGCTCCGCTTCCTGCAGGAGCACG GTCTGATCAGCAGCGACgggcccggcagcactgtggcCGGAGCCGCTTGTTGCGAGCGGGCGACGCGCGGTGAGGCCGAGCAGCGGGGGACGGAGCACGCGTGGCTCAACCCGCAGGTCATCGCGCAGCTCCCCGCCAACGTGCAGAAGG GCTGA
- the tdg.1 gene encoding thymine DNA glycosylase, tandem duplicate 1 isoform X2: MEEKMNGSLPVVSPEYLQQWVQSAQQFHALQAQYSGFNPQFHYSDTQAGEAAMAHTGNPEPMMDQQEPTNLTKPPAKKRGRAAQPKEPKPPKPPKVPKAPKPPKPPKDPNAPKAKPGPKPKKATEAQVDGKQEKIDESFKKVKRKVDRFKGMSEEEVMKKTLPDLLDYNLDYVIIGINPGLMAAYIGRWFPGPGNHFWKCLFLSGFTEEQLNHMHDTTLPVKYKMGFTNMVARATPGSKDLSSKELREGGKILVEKLKKFKPLIAVFNGKCIYEMFCRELFGKKPQKLEFGLQPHKIPDCDVALYLMPSSSARCAQFPRAQDKVHFYIKLRELRDQLQGVQKRSEIEEVSYSFDLQLAKEDAKRLAIKEEQYDPGYEDAYGGSYAEKGPEAGQAQSQANGHCTFGSAENTEAAQEATTSQTADGQLPDGQWMTQSFADQIPDISGGPKASTFE; encoded by the exons ATGGAAGAAAAGATGAATGGATCACTGCCCGTTGTCTCCCCGGAGTATCTTCAGCAGTG GGTTCAGTCTGCACAGCAGTTTCATGCTCTCCAAGCCCAATATTCAGGTTTTAATCCACAGTTTCACTACTCGGACACCCAGGCAGGAGAAGCAGCCATGGCACACACGGGTAATCCAGAACCCATGATGGATCAGCAGGAGCCTACCAACCTTACAAAAC CTCCAGCCAAAAAGAGAGGTAGAGCAGCTCAGCCCAAGGAACCTAAACCACCCAAACCTCCAAAAGTGCCCAAGGCACCAAAGCCCCCAAAGCCACCTAAGGACCCGAATGCACCTAAAGCCAAACCGGGTCCTAAACCCAAAAAGGCCACTGAGGCTCAGGTGGATGGCAAACAGGAGAAGATTGACGAGAGCTTCAAGAAGGTTAAGAGGAAAGTGGACCGTTTTAAGGGCATGTCAGAAGAGGAAGTTATGAAGAAAACATTGCCAGACCTGCTGGACTACAACCTTGACTATGTGATT ATTGGTATCAATCCAGGTTTAATGGCTGCTTACATTGGACGATGGTTTCCAGGACCCGGAAATCATTTTT ggaAGTGCCTGTTTTTGTCAGGATTTACTGAGGAGCAGCTCAACCACATGCACGACACCACTCTGCCTGTCAAGTACAAAATGGGCTTCACCAACATGGTTGCCAGGGCGACGCCAGGGAGCAAAGATCTCTCTAG TAAAGAGTTACGTGAAGGAGGAAAAATTCTCGTGGAGAAGTTGAAGAAGTTTAAGCCGCTTATTGCTGTTTTCAATGGAAAAT GTATCTATGAAATGTTCTGCAGAGAGTTGTTTGGTAAAAAACCACAGAAACTTGAATTTGGGCTACAGCCGCACAAGATCCCCGACTGTGACGTG GCCCTCTATCTGATGCCTTCCTCCAGCGCGCGGTGTGCTCAGTTCCCTCGTGCTCAGGACAAAGTTCACTTCTACATCAAGCTGAGGGAGCTCCGAGATCAGCTGCAGGGCGTCCAAAAACGCAGCGAGATCGAGGAGGTCAGCTACTCGTTTGACCTGCAGCTGGCCAAGG AGGATGCCAAGAGGCTGGCAATTAAGGAGGAGCAGTATGATCCTGGTTATGAGGACGCCTACGGTGGATCATATGCAGAGAAAGGGCCTGAGGCAGGCCAAGCTCAGAGCCAGGCCAACGGCCACTGTACATTTGgatctgcagaaaacacag AAGCAGCACAGGAGGCAACCACATCCCAAACCGCCGACGGCCAGCTCCCGGACGGACAGTGGATGACGCAGTCGTTTGCAGATCAGATCCCAGACATCAGCGGTGGACCAAAGGCTTCGACGTTTGAGTAG
- the LOC114857223 gene encoding patatin-like phospholipase domain-containing protein 2 isoform X2, whose amino-acid sequence MLHLHKEWSVSFAGCGFMGIYYVGAVSCVLERFPALLRDASAVCGASAGALMAAVVTLGLPLERCCADLMRVAQRARSRRLGPLHPAFDLLREVRDSLRLRLPEDAHVRASGRLCVSLTRVSDGKNVLVSEFGSREELVQALVCSCFVPLYCGVIPPTYRGVHYVDGAISDNLPRCHRSNTVTFSPYAGENDVCPRPRSLWFHQVRFSNVSIQLNSENLYRVTSTFFPPEPEAIAGICQSGYLDALRFLQEHGLISSDGPGSTVAGAACCERATRGEAEQRGTEHAWLNPQVIAQLPANVQKVLCEACREAQGLVSSRGSSSSRSLAQRLTGWIPDVPKDVSWLYGMLQHVYKAWQDEDEDEDSEKPLRRCTSLPLGLNL is encoded by the exons ATGCTGCACCTGCACAAGGAGTGGAGCGTGTCCTTCGCGGGCTGTGGCTTCATGGGGATCTACTACGTGGGCGCCGTCAGCTGCGTGCTGGAGCGCTTCCCCGCGCTCCTGCGAGACGCGTCCGCGGTGTGCGGCGCGTCTGCGGGCGCTCTGATGGCCGCTGTGGTGACGCTGGGGCTGCCGCTGG AGCGCTGCTGCGCGGACCTGATGCGCGTGGCCCAGCGGGCCCGCAGCCGCAGGCTGGGACCGCTGCACCCGGCCTTCGACCTGCTGCGGGAGGTGCGCGACTCGCTGCGGCTCCGCCTCCCGGAGGACGCGCACGTGCGCGCCTCCGGACGGCTGTGCGTGTCCCTCACCAGGGTGTCTGACGGCAAGAACGTGCTGGTGTCGGAGTTCGgcagcagggaggagctggTGCAG GCCCTTGTGTGCAGCTGCTTCGTTCCGCTCTACTGCGGCGTCATCCCCCCCACGTACCGAGGAGTG CACTACGTGGACGGCGCCATCAGCGACAACCTGCCGCGCTGCCACCGCAGCAACACCGTCACGTTCTCGCCCTACGCCGGCGAGAACGACGTGTGCCCGCGGCCGCGCTCGCTCTGGTTCCACCAGGTGCGCTTCAGCAACGTCAGCATCCAGCTCAACTCGGAGAACCTGTACCGAGTGACGAGCACCTTCTTCCCCCCGGAGCCCGAG gccatCGCAGGAATCTGCCAGAGCGGGTACCTGGACGCGCTCCGCTTCCTGCAGGAGCACG GTCTGATCAGCAGCGACgggcccggcagcactgtggcCGGAGCCGCTTGTTGCGAGCGGGCGACGCGCGGTGAGGCCGAGCAGCGGGGGACGGAGCACGCGTGGCTCAACCCGCAGGTCATCGCGCAGCTCCCCGCCAACGTGCAGAAGG TGCTGTGCGAGGCCTGCAGAGAGGCGCAGGGGCTCGtgtccagcagggggagctCCTCCTCACGCTCTCTGGCCCAGAG GCTGACGGGTTGGATCCCAGATGTGCCCAAGGACGTGAGCTGGCTTTATGGCATGCTGCAGCACGTGTACAAAGCGTGgcaggacgaggacgaggacgaggac AGTGAGAAGCCGCTGCGTCGCTGCACCAGCCTCCCTCTGGGCCTGAACCTGTGA